In one Mycobacterium heckeshornense genomic region, the following are encoded:
- a CDS encoding TetR/AcrR family transcriptional regulator → MTGASAINGDEGTVRSRLIRAADAEITDHGVNEVRMEAIARRAGVSRATAFRQLGNLSEVLVQVALLRSQRHIAAVDELMKCKTGAFAKVEAALIYTARELPKDPSITTLIAQHSASVHDPRVHAAAVGVMGPVLREGQRNGEIRSDVSLDELVDFLVEQTYLAAEEIDRSEEAVRKRFRYFVAPALEARDVSRGELLSRTHEVEEAISCAAEALQNLANLLSRRC, encoded by the coding sequence ATGACCGGCGCGAGCGCGATCAACGGTGACGAGGGCACCGTCCGATCCCGTTTGATTCGCGCAGCAGACGCCGAAATCACCGATCATGGCGTCAATGAAGTGCGGATGGAGGCAATTGCGCGGCGGGCCGGGGTCTCGCGGGCTACCGCGTTCAGGCAACTCGGCAACCTATCCGAAGTCCTTGTCCAGGTTGCGCTACTGCGATCACAGCGGCACATAGCGGCTGTCGACGAACTGATGAAGTGCAAGACCGGGGCATTCGCAAAAGTGGAGGCGGCGCTGATCTACACCGCACGTGAGCTCCCCAAAGATCCCTCCATCACCACTTTGATCGCCCAGCATTCGGCGTCCGTCCACGACCCCCGCGTGCACGCAGCTGCAGTCGGAGTGATGGGTCCTGTGCTCCGGGAAGGTCAGCGCAACGGCGAAATACGCTCCGATGTCAGCCTGGACGAACTTGTCGACTTCCTCGTGGAGCAAACCTACCTGGCCGCCGAAGAGATCGACCGCTCGGAAGAAGCTGTGCGCAAGCGCTTCCGGTACTTTGTTGCGCCGGCCCTGGAGGCGCGCGACGTGAGTAGAGGTGAGCTCCTCTCACGCACACACGAAGTCGAAGAGGCGAT
- a CDS encoding CaiB/BaiF CoA transferase family protein produces the protein MDRPLAGVRVLEVAQFTFVPAAGAVLADWGADVIKIENPVTGDAQRGLITVLGRAASVPGSSFAPIMEAPNRGKRSVGLGLAVAEARPVLEELIRRSDVFLTNYLPTARAKLHIDVDDVRHINPDIIYVVGSGFGTQGPDRDTGAYDATAFWARGGSADGVTPCDAKRAAFMPAGAYGDNIGGLAIAGGVAAALYGRSVTGQPAVLDVSLLAVGAWATQFSVNMALLTGGPLPKMDTKTQAPYNPLTGNYRTRDGRFIQLSMLQPTRYWPEFCRLMGCDGYADDPRFATLASLAENADAAFEIVEDAIASRTFAECVRLLKECSGPWAPVQDGWEVGNDESLIANGRIAEIVDADGHPQKLVVNPVKFDEAAPSLVRAPQFAEHTDEVLRELGFDDQQLVELKVAGAIT, from the coding sequence ATGGACCGGCCGCTTGCCGGAGTCCGCGTCCTCGAAGTCGCCCAGTTCACGTTTGTCCCGGCGGCCGGGGCAGTGCTGGCCGACTGGGGCGCCGACGTGATCAAGATCGAGAACCCGGTCACCGGCGACGCCCAACGCGGGCTGATCACCGTGCTAGGTCGCGCGGCCAGTGTGCCGGGATCGTCGTTCGCGCCGATCATGGAGGCGCCCAACCGTGGGAAGCGCAGCGTAGGACTAGGGCTTGCCGTCGCCGAAGCACGCCCCGTCCTTGAAGAGCTGATCCGGCGCAGCGACGTTTTCCTCACAAATTATCTGCCGACCGCACGGGCTAAGCTGCACATCGATGTCGACGACGTGCGTCATATCAACCCCGACATCATCTATGTGGTGGGCAGCGGGTTCGGCACCCAAGGACCGGACCGGGACACTGGCGCCTATGATGCCACTGCTTTCTGGGCCCGTGGCGGCAGCGCTGACGGTGTCACCCCATGCGACGCCAAACGCGCCGCGTTTATGCCAGCCGGCGCTTATGGGGACAACATCGGCGGACTGGCCATCGCGGGCGGGGTGGCTGCAGCACTGTATGGCAGAAGCGTCACCGGTCAGCCGGCGGTGCTTGACGTGTCGCTGCTGGCCGTGGGGGCCTGGGCCACCCAATTCAGCGTGAACATGGCGCTTCTGACGGGAGGCCCGCTGCCGAAGATGGACACCAAAACGCAAGCGCCGTACAACCCGCTGACCGGCAATTACCGCACCCGCGACGGCCGGTTCATCCAGCTGTCGATGCTGCAACCGACACGGTACTGGCCTGAGTTCTGCCGGCTGATGGGATGCGATGGCTACGCCGACGACCCGCGATTCGCCACCCTGGCGTCATTGGCCGAGAACGCCGACGCAGCTTTCGAAATAGTCGAGGACGCGATTGCCAGCCGCACGTTCGCCGAGTGTGTGCGCCTGCTCAAAGAGTGCAGTGGGCCGTGGGCACCGGTGCAAGACGGTTGGGAGGTCGGCAACGACGAATCGCTGATTGCCAATGGCCGCATCGCCGAGATCGTTGACGCCGACGGGCACCCGCAAAAGTTGGTGGTCAACCCGGTAAAGTTCGACGAGGCTGCACCGTCCCTGGTACGGGCGCCGCAGTTCGCCGAGCACACCGATGAAGTACTGCGGGAACTCGGGTTCGACGACCAGCAGCTTGTCGAGTTGAAGGTCGCCGGGGCGATCACATGA